From the genome of Helicobacter pylori, one region includes:
- the cbf2 gene encoding peptidylprolyl isomerase CBF2, whose translation MKKNILNLALVGALSASFLMAKPAHNANNATHNTKKTTDSSAGVLATVDGRPITKSDFDMIKQRNPNFDFDKLKEKEKEALIDQAIRTALVENEAKTEKLDSTPEFKAMMEAVKKQALVEFWAKKQAEEVKKIQIPEKEMQDFYNANKDQLFVKQEAHARHILVKTEDEAKRIISEIDKQPKTKKEAKFIELANRDTIDPNSKNAQNGGDLGKFQKNQMAPDFSKAAFALTPGNYTKTPVKTEFGYHIIYLISKDSPVTYTYEQAKPTIKGMLQEKLFQERMNQRIEELRKHAKIVINK comes from the coding sequence ATGAAAAAAAATATCTTGAATTTAGCGTTAGTGGGTGCGTTGAGCGCGTCGTTTTTGATGGCCAAGCCGGCTCATAACGCAAATAACGCTACGCATAACACGAAAAAAACGACTGATTCTTCAGCAGGCGTGTTAGCTACAGTGGATGGCAGGCCTATCACTAAAAGCGATTTTGATATGATTAAGCAACGAAATCCTAATTTTGATTTTGACAAGCTTAAAGAGAAAGAAAAAGAAGCCTTGATTGATCAAGCCATTCGCACCGCACTTGTAGAAAATGAAGCTAAAACCGAGAAATTGGACAGCACTCCAGAATTTAAAGCGATGATGGAAGCGGTTAAAAAACAGGCTTTAGTGGAATTTTGGGCTAAAAAACAGGCTGAAGAAGTGAAAAAAATCCAAATCCCAGAAAAAGAAATGCAAGATTTTTACAACGCTAATAAAGATCAGCTTTTTGTCAAGCAAGAAGCCCATGCTAGGCATATTTTAGTGAAAACCGAAGATGAGGCTAAACGGATTATTTCTGAGATTGACAAACAGCCAAAGACTAAAAAAGAAGCCAAATTCATTGAGTTAGCCAATCGCGATACGATTGATCCTAACAGCAAGAATGCGCAAAATGGCGGTGATTTAGGGAAATTCCAAAAAAACCAAATGGCTCCGGATTTTTCTAAAGCCGCTTTCGCTTTAACTCCTGGGAATTACACTAAAACCCCTGTTAAAACAGAGTTTGGTTATCATATTATCTATTTGATTTCTAAAGATAGCCCTGTAACTTATACTTATGAGCAGGCTAAACCCACCATTAAGGGGATGTTACAAGAAAAGCTTTTCCAAGAACGCATGAATCAACGGATTGAGGAATTAAGAAAGCACGCTAAAATTGTTATCAACAAGTGA
- the efp gene encoding elongation factor P: MAIGMSELKKGLKIELGGVPYRIVEYQHVKPGKGAAFVRAKIKSFLDGKVIEKTFHAGDKCEEPNLVEKTMQYLYHDGDTYQFMDIESYEQIALNDSQVGEASKWMLDGMQVQVLLHNDKAISVDVPQVVALKIVETAPNFKGDTSSASKKPATLETGAVVQVPFHVLEGEIIKVNTETEEYLEKVK, from the coding sequence ATGGCGATTGGGATGAGTGAGCTCAAAAAGGGCTTAAAAATTGAATTGGGTGGTGTGCCTTATAGGATCGTAGAATACCAGCATGTCAAGCCTGGCAAGGGTGCGGCTTTTGTGCGCGCGAAAATCAAGTCGTTTTTAGATGGTAAGGTGATTGAGAAGACTTTCCATGCGGGGGATAAGTGCGAAGAGCCTAATCTGGTTGAAAAAACGATGCAATACCTTTATCATGATGGCGATACATACCAATTCATGGACATAGAGAGCTATGAGCAAATCGCTTTGAACGACTCTCAAGTGGGCGAGGCTTCTAAATGGATGCTAGACGGCATGCAAGTGCAGGTTTTATTGCATAATGACAAGGCGATTTCAGTGGATGTGCCGCAAGTTGTGGCTCTAAAGATTGTAGAAACAGCCCCTAATTTTAAGGGCGATACTTCAAGTGCGAGCAAAAAACCAGCGACTTTAGAAACCGGTGCGGTCGTGCAAGTGCCTTTCCATGTTTTAGAGGGTGAGATAATTAAAGTCAATACGGAAACAGAAGAGTATCTTGAAAAGGTGAAGTGA
- a CDS encoding apolipoprotein N-acyltransferase → MRLIPFNQNAFLLACTFVSSVYVNAVLDAYAIENPYIPIILTSLLAPLSMLAFLKTPRNSAFALGFFVGVLLFYWCALSFRYSDFTYLLPLIILLIALVYGVLFYLLLYFENPYFRLLSFLGSSFIHPFGFDWLVPDSFFSYSVFRVDKLSLGLVFLACIFLSAKPFKKYRIIAVLLLLGALDFNGFKTSGLKKVENIELVSTKTPQDLKFDSNYLNDIENNILKEIKLAQSKQKTLIVFPETAYPIALENSPFKAKLEDLSGNIAILIGTLRTQGYSLYNSSFLFSKESVQIADKVVLAPFGETMPLPEFLQKPLEKLFFGESAYLYRNASSFSDFTLDDFTFRPLICYEGTSKPAYSNSSSKIFIVMSNNAWFSPSIEPTLQKTLLKYYARRYDKIILHSANFSTSYILNPSLLGDILFRKR, encoded by the coding sequence ATGCGTCTTATTCCATTCAATCAAAACGCCTTTTTATTAGCGTGCACGTTTGTTTCAAGCGTGTATGTGAATGCTGTTTTAGACGCTTATGCGATTGAAAACCCCTATATTCCTATCATACTCACAAGCCTGTTAGCCCCTTTAAGCATGCTAGCGTTTTTAAAAACCCCCAGAAATAGCGCTTTTGCTTTGGGGTTTTTTGTGGGGGTGTTATTGTTTTATTGGTGCGCTTTAAGCTTTCGTTACTCGGATTTCACTTATTTATTACCCTTAATCATTCTTTTAATAGCGTTAGTTTATGGGGTTTTATTTTATTTGTTGCTCTATTTTGAAAACCCCTATTTCAGGCTTTTGAGTTTTTTAGGCTCTAGTTTTATCCACCCCTTTGGATTTGATTGGTTAGTCCCGGATAGCTTTTTTTCTTATAGCGTGTTTAGGGTGGATAAATTATCGCTAGGGCTTGTTTTTTTGGCTTGCATTTTTTTGAGCGCTAAACCATTTAAAAAATACAGGATCATAGCGGTTTTATTGTTACTTGGCGCGTTGGATTTTAATGGTTTTAAAACAAGCGGTTTGAAAAAGGTTGAAAATATTGAATTAGTCTCTACGAAAACGCCCCAAGATTTGAAATTTGACTCAAATTACCTTAACGATATTGAAAACAACATTCTTAAAGAAATCAAGCTCGCTCAAAGCAAACAAAAAACCTTGATTGTTTTTCCAGAGACTGCATACCCTATAGCTTTGGAAAACTCCCCCTTTAAAGCCAAGCTAGAAGATTTAAGCGGTAATATTGCTATTTTAATAGGGACATTACGGACTCAAGGCTATAGCCTTTATAACAGCTCGTTTTTATTTTCTAAAGAAAGCGTTCAGATCGCTGATAAAGTGGTTTTAGCCCCCTTTGGTGAGACAATGCCTTTACCGGAGTTTCTTCAAAAACCCCTTGAAAAACTCTTTTTTGGCGAGAGCGCTTATTTATACCGCAACGCTTCTAGTTTCAGCGATTTTACATTAGACGATTTTACTTTTCGCCCCCTGATTTGCTATGAAGGCACTTCCAAACCCGCTTATTCAAACAGCTCTTCAAAAATTTTTATCGTGATGAGCAATAACGCATGGTTTAGCCCAAGCATTGAACCCACCTTACAAAAAACGCTTTTAAAATACTATGCAAGGCGTTATGATAAAATCATCTTGCACAGCGCGAACTTTTCAACTTCTTACATTCTAAACCCTAGTTTATTAGGCGATATTCTTTTTAGGAAACGATAA
- the prfB gene encoding peptide chain release factor 2: MDNYTYSELLKSLQNKCDNIALIIKPEKIKQELERIEKEQEDPNFWQDVLKARDTNKEKVRLNRLLETYQKTKISLDESVELFELAQNDNDEVTLSLLYEEAPVLEHSVQKVEIEIMLSGENDASNAMITIQPGAGGTESQDWASILYRMYLRWAERRGFKSEILDYQDGEEAGIKGVAFIIKGENAYGYLKNESGVHRLVRISPFDANAKRHTSFASVQISPELDDDIDIEIDEKDVRYDYYRASGAGGQHVNKTESAVRITHFPTGIVVQCQNDRSQHKNKASALKMLKSKLYELELEKQQSIAKNEEKSEIGWGHQIRSYVLAPYQQVKDARSNTAYSNVEAILDGDIDAILEGVLIAKA; the protein is encoded by the coding sequence GTGGATAACTACACCTATAGCGAATTGTTAAAAAGCTTGCAAAACAAATGCGATAATATCGCCTTAATCATCAAGCCTGAAAAGATCAAACAAGAATTAGAACGCATTGAAAAAGAGCAAGAAGATCCTAATTTTTGGCAAGATGTCTTAAAGGCTAGAGACACCAATAAAGAAAAAGTGCGCTTGAACCGCTTGCTAGAAACCTATCAAAAAACCAAAATTTCTTTAGATGAAAGCGTAGAATTGTTCGAACTCGCTCAAAACGATAACGATGAGGTTACTTTATCCTTGCTCTATGAAGAGGCGCCTGTTTTAGAACACAGCGTCCAAAAAGTAGAAATTGAAATCATGTTAAGCGGTGAAAATGACGCTTCAAACGCTATGATTACCATCCAGCCTGGAGCGGGGGGGACTGAAAGCCAGGATTGGGCGAGTATTTTGTATCGCATGTATTTGAGATGGGCAGAAAGAAGGGGCTTTAAAAGCGAGATTTTAGATTATCAAGATGGCGAAGAAGCGGGCATTAAAGGGGTTGCCTTTATCATTAAGGGTGAAAACGCTTATGGCTATTTGAAAAATGAAAGCGGGGTGCATAGGCTTGTAAGGATTTCGCCCTTTGATGCGAACGCTAAACGGCACACGAGTTTTGCGAGCGTGCAAATTAGCCCTGAATTAGACGATGATATTGATATAGAAATTGATGAAAAAGATGTCCGTTATGATTATTATAGAGCCAGTGGGGCAGGCGGTCAGCATGTCAATAAAACAGAAAGCGCGGTTAGGATCACGCATTTTCCTACCGGTATTGTGGTGCAATGCCAAAACGATAGGAGCCAGCATAAAAACAAAGCGAGCGCGTTAAAAATGCTCAAATCCAAGCTTTATGAATTGGAATTAGAAAAGCAGCAAAGCATTGCCAAAAATGAAGAAAAAAGCGAGATCGGTTGGGGGCATCAAATAAGAAGTTATGTTCTAGCCCCCTACCAGCAAGTCAAAGACGCGCGCTCCAATACCGCTTATAGCAATGTGGAAGCGATACTGGACGGCGATATTGATGCGATTTTAGAGGGCGTTTTGATTGCTAAAGCTTAA
- a CDS encoding EI24 domain-containing protein, producing MVLSLSILKKSFNDFLSARMLLINLGPTLLSLAFFGAVFYYNGGSIVGYCQTLLPQFLNDYSHFQGFFAGVFAWVFKALVYFLIFWIVILLSLVINIFASIFYTPLVVSYLHQKYYPHVVLEEFGSVLFSIKYFLKSLTFMLLLLAVLTPFYFIPFIGFFGVFFSTIAHFLFFKNTMSLDIASMIFNYQSYQNLLKQHRLKHYRFSFFCYLFSLIPFFNFFATLLQTLMLTHYFFILKEKEC from the coding sequence ATGGTTTTGTCTTTATCTATCCTTAAAAAAAGCTTTAATGATTTTTTAAGCGCTAGAATGCTTTTAATCAATCTTGGCCCTACCCTTTTGAGTCTGGCTTTTTTTGGAGCTGTTTTTTACTACAATGGCGGGAGTATTGTGGGTTATTGCCAAACTTTATTACCGCAATTTTTGAATGACTATTCCCATTTTCAAGGCTTTTTTGCTGGTGTGTTTGCATGGGTTTTTAAAGCGTTAGTGTATTTTCTTATTTTTTGGATCGTGATTCTTTTGAGTTTAGTCATCAATATTTTTGCGTCTATTTTTTACACCCCTTTGGTGGTTTCTTATTTACACCAAAAATATTATCCCCATGTTGTTTTAGAAGAATTTGGCTCAGTCCTTTTTTCTATTAAATATTTTTTAAAATCGCTCACCTTTATGCTTTTATTGTTAGCGGTTTTAACGCCCTTTTATTTCATTCCCTTTATAGGGTTCTTTGGGGTCTTTTTTTCTACAATCGCGCATTTTCTTTTTTTCAAAAACACCATGAGTTTGGATATAGCCAGCATGATTTTTAATTATCAAAGCTATCAAAACCTACTCAAACAGCACCGATTGAAGCATTATCGTTTTTCGTTTTTTTGCTATCTTTTTTCCTTAATCCCTTTTTTTAATTTTTTTGCTACTTTATTGCAAACCCTAATGCTAACGCACTACTTTTTTATCCTTAAAGAAAAAGAATGCTAG
- the pseI gene encoding pseudaminic acid synthase, with translation MLQRPKIVAELSANHNQDLNLAKESLHAIKESGADFVKLQTYTPSCMTLNSKEDPFIIQGTLWDKENLYELYQKASTPLEWHAELFELAKKLDLGIFSSPFSSKALELLESLNCPMYKIASFEIVDLDLIEKAARTKKPIILSSGIATSIELQDAISLCKRVGNFDITLLKCVSAYPSKIEDANLLSMVKLGETFGVKFGLSDHTIGSLCPILATTLGASMIEKHFILNKSLQTPDSAFSMDFNEFKSMVEAIKQSVLALGEEEPKINSKTLEERRFFMRSLFVIKDIQKGEALTSDNIKALRPNLGLHPKFYKEVLGQKASKFLKANTPLSADGIERPLQV, from the coding sequence ATGTTACAACGCCCTAAAATTGTCGCCGAATTGAGCGCTAATCACAACCAGGATTTAAATCTCGCCAAAGAAAGCCTTCATGCCATTAAGGAAAGCGGCGCAGATTTTGTCAAGCTCCAAACCTACACGCCAAGCTGCATGACTTTAAACTCTAAAGAAGATCCTTTCATCATTCAAGGCACTTTATGGGATAAAGAAAATTTGTATGAATTGTATCAAAAGGCTTCCACCCCCCTAGAATGGCATGCTGAATTGTTTGAATTGGCTAAAAAGCTTGATTTAGGCATTTTTAGCTCGCCTTTTAGCTCAAAAGCTTTAGAACTTTTAGAGAGCCTAAATTGCCCCATGTATAAAATCGCTAGTTTTGAAATCGTTGATTTAGACTTGATTGAAAAAGCCGCTCGCACAAAAAAGCCCATTATCCTTTCTAGCGGTATCGCTACAAGCATTGAATTGCAAGACGCTATCTCGTTGTGCAAACGAGTGGGTAATTTTGACATCACCCTTTTAAAATGCGTGAGCGCTTATCCTAGCAAAATAGAAGACGCTAATTTATTGAGCATGGTTAAATTAGGCGAAACATTTGGCGTTAAATTTGGCTTGAGCGATCACACGATTGGCTCTCTTTGCCCCATTCTAGCCACCACTTTAGGAGCGAGCATGATAGAAAAGCATTTCATTTTAAACAAATCCTTACAAACCCCAGACAGCGCTTTTAGCATGGATTTTAACGAATTTAAAAGCATGGTTGAAGCCATCAAGCAAAGCGTTTTAGCCTTGGGCGAAGAAGAGCCTAAAATCAATTCAAAGACTTTAGAGGAGCGAAGATTCTTTATGCGCTCTTTATTTGTCATTAAGGATATTCAAAAAGGCGAAGCATTGACTAGCGATAATATCAAAGCCTTACGCCCCAACCTTGGCTTACACCCTAAATTTTATAAAGAAGTTTTAGGCCAAAAAGCATCAAAATTCTTAAAAGCCAACACCCCTTTAAGCGCTGATGGTATAGAACGCCCATTGCAGGTTTGA
- a CDS encoding CvpA family protein, whose protein sequence is MNYIDLALLVVVVAFGIRGFYHGFVSEVAGILGIVLGVYLASRYSVAVGNLFSQHLYDLRNETMTNFIGFLLVLASIWVFFLAFGVLLGKVLVFSGLGIIDKALGFIFSCLKTFLVLSFILYVLSKMEVMKDANAYLQEKSAFFSTMKSIASKIMRLDGVKHVEQNLKDNLEEMSDGVKNKESFNKAKESFDKAMDKGVETLKEKAKELPKNMLDPKANQTPPNPTPPNKEPL, encoded by the coding sequence TTGAATTATATTGATTTGGCGTTACTTGTGGTGGTGGTAGCCTTTGGGATTAGGGGATTTTATCATGGCTTCGTGAGTGAAGTGGCGGGGATTTTAGGGATTGTGCTTGGCGTGTATTTAGCGTCTCGCTATTCTGTGGCTGTTGGAAATTTATTTTCACAGCATTTGTATGATTTAAGAAATGAAACCATGACGAATTTCATCGGTTTTTTATTGGTGTTAGCGTCTATTTGGGTGTTTTTTTTAGCTTTTGGAGTGTTGCTGGGCAAGGTGTTAGTCTTTAGTGGATTAGGCATTATAGACAAAGCGTTAGGGTTTATTTTTTCATGCTTGAAGACTTTTTTAGTGCTTTCTTTCATCCTTTATGTGCTCTCTAAAATGGAAGTAATGAAAGACGCTAACGCCTACTTGCAAGAAAAAAGCGCTTTTTTTTCTACCATGAAAAGCATTGCCAGTAAGATCATGCGCCTTGATGGCGTCAAACATGTGGAGCAAAACCTTAAAGACAACCTTGAAGAAATGAGCGATGGAGTCAAAAATAAAGAATCTTTCAATAAAGCTAAAGAGTCTTTTGATAAAGCGATGGATAAGGGCGTGGAGACTTTAAAAGAAAAGGCTAAAGAATTGCCTAAAAACATGCTGGATCCAAAAGCTAACCAAACCCCACCAAACCCCACCCCACCTAATAAAGAACCCCTATAA
- a CDS encoding ATP-binding cassette domain-containing protein, with protein MIKATNISHAFEKPLYNGVNLRIKPKESLAILGVSGSGKSTLLSHLATMLKPDSGIVSLLEHQDVYALNSKKLLELRRLKVGIVFQSHYLFKGFSALENLQVASILAKQEIDHSLLEKLGIAHTLKQGVGELSGGQQQRLSIARVLSKKPKIIIADEPTGNLDTTSANQVISMLQNYITEKEGALVLATHDEPLAFTCSQVYRLEKEVLIKEK; from the coding sequence ATGATTAAAGCGACCAATATTTCTCATGCCTTTGAAAAACCTCTTTATAATGGCGTGAATTTGCGCATTAAACCCAAAGAAAGCCTAGCGATTTTAGGCGTGAGCGGGAGCGGTAAAAGCACGCTTTTAAGCCATTTAGCCACCATGCTAAAACCGGATAGCGGAATAGTTAGTTTGTTAGAACACCAAGATGTTTATGCCTTAAATTCCAAAAAGCTTTTGGAATTACGGCGCTTAAAAGTGGGTATAGTCTTTCAATCACATTACCTTTTTAAGGGTTTTAGCGCTTTAGAAAACTTGCAAGTCGCTTCAATCCTAGCCAAGCAAGAAATCGATCATTCCCTTTTAGAAAAATTAGGTATAGCCCACACCCTAAAACAAGGCGTGGGTGAATTGAGCGGCGGCCAGCAACAACGCTTAAGCATCGCTAGAGTGCTTTCTAAAAAACCTAAAATCATTATCGCTGATGAACCCACTGGGAATTTAGACACCACTAGCGCTAATCAAGTCATCAGCATGCTGCAAAATTACATTACGGAAAAAGAAGGGGCGTTAGTTCTAGCCACGCATGATGAGCCTTTGGCTTTCACTTGCTCTCAAGTCTATCGCTTAGAAAAAGAAGTTTTGATTAAGGAGAAATAA
- the fliR gene encoding flagellar biosynthetic protein FliR, translating to MLDFIQELSTPHVRDFFLLFLRVSGVLSFFPFFENHLVPLSVRGALSLYVSAIFYPTLEFSNAAYTPEGFIIACLCELFLGVCASIFLQIVFASLVFATDSISFSMGLTMASAYDPISGSQKPIVGQALLLLAVLILLDLSFHHQIILFVDHSLKAVPLGQFVFEPALAKNIVKAFSHLFVIGFSMAFPILCLVLLSDIIFGMIMKTHPQFNLLAIGFPVKIAIGFVGIILITSAIMGRFKEEISLAFSAISKIF from the coding sequence ATGCTAGATTTTATTCAAGAGCTTAGCACTCCGCATGTCAGGGATTTTTTCTTGTTGTTTTTAAGGGTTAGCGGCGTGCTGTCTTTTTTCCCTTTTTTTGAAAACCATTTAGTGCCTTTGTCGGTGCGTGGGGCTTTGAGCTTGTATGTAAGCGCGATTTTTTACCCCACTTTAGAGTTTTCAAACGCCGCTTACACGCCAGAGGGTTTTATTATTGCTTGTTTATGCGAGCTGTTTTTAGGGGTGTGTGCGTCTATCTTTTTACAAATCGTCTTTGCAAGCTTAGTGTTTGCAACCGATAGCATCAGCTTTTCTATGGGGCTTACGATGGCGAGCGCGTATGATCCTATTTCAGGATCGCAAAAACCCATTGTGGGGCAAGCCCTTTTATTGTTAGCGGTTTTAATTTTATTAGATTTATCGTTCCACCATCAAATCATTTTGTTTGTGGATCACAGCTTAAAAGCCGTCCCTTTAGGGCAATTTGTCTTTGAACCAGCGTTAGCTAAAAACATCGTCAAAGCCTTTTCGCACTTGTTTGTCATAGGGTTTTCTATGGCGTTCCCTATTTTATGCTTGGTGTTATTGAGCGATATTATTTTTGGCATGATCATGAAAACCCACCCTCAGTTCAACTTGCTCGCTATCGGGTTTCCGGTTAAAATTGCGATCGGGTTTGTGGGTATTATTTTAATCACTTCGGCTATCATGGGGCGTTTTAAAGAAGAAATCAGCCTGGCCTTTAGCGCCATTAGCAAAATCTTTTAA
- a CDS encoding class II fructose-bisphosphate aldolase has protein sequence MLVKGNEILLKAHKEGYGVGAFNFVNFEMLNAIFEAGNEENSPLFIQASEGAIKYMGIDMAVGMVKIMCERYPHIPVALHLDHGTTFESCEKAVKAGFTSVMIDASHHAFEENLELTSKVVKMAHNAGVSVEAELGRLMGIEDNISVDEKDAVLVNPKEAEQFVKESQVDYLAPAIGTSHGAFKFKGEPKLDFERLQEVKRLTNIPLVLHGASAIPDSVRKSYLDAGGDLKGSKGVPFEFLQESVKGGINKVNTDTDLRIAFIAEVRKVANEDKSQFDLRKFFSPAQLALKNVVKDRMKLLGSANRI, from the coding sequence ATGTTAGTTAAAGGCAATGAAATCTTGTTGAAAGCCCATAAAGAAGGTTATGGGGTAGGGGCGTTTAATTTCGTGAATTTTGAAATGCTAAACGCTATTTTTGAAGCAGGAAATGAGGAAAATTCCCCGCTTTTCATTCAAGCGAGTGAGGGAGCGATCAAATACATGGGGATTGATATGGCGGTGGGCATGGTGAAAATCATGTGCGAACGCTACCCGCACATTCCTGTAGCCTTACACCTAGATCACGGCACGACTTTTGAAAGCTGCGAAAAAGCCGTGAAAGCGGGTTTCACTTCTGTGATGATTGATGCGTCTCATCATGCTTTTGAAGAAAATTTGGAATTGACTTCCAAAGTGGTCAAAATGGCGCATAACGCTGGAGTGAGTGTGGAAGCGGAGTTGGGGCGTTTAATGGGGATTGAAGACAATATTTCGGTAGATGAAAAAGACGCAGTGTTAGTGAATCCTAAAGAAGCGGAGCAGTTTGTTAAAGAATCTCAAGTGGATTACTTAGCCCCAGCCATTGGGACAAGCCATGGAGCGTTTAAGTTTAAAGGCGAGCCAAAATTGGATTTTGAACGCTTGCAAGAAGTTAAAAGGCTCACTAATATCCCTTTAGTTTTGCATGGAGCGAGCGCGATACCAGATAGTGTGAGGAAATCTTATTTGGACGCTGGAGGCGATTTGAAAGGCTCTAAGGGCGTGCCTTTTGAATTTTTACAAGAATCCGTGAAAGGGGGGATCAATAAGGTCAATACCGACACGGATTTAAGGATCGCTTTCATTGCAGAAGTGCGCAAGGTGGCCAATGAAGATAAGAGCCAATTTGATTTGAGGAAGTTTTTTTCTCCGGCCCAATTAGCGCTTAAAAATGTGGTCAAAGATCGCATGAAACTTTTGGGCAGTGCTAATAGAATTTAA
- the lysS gene encoding lysine--tRNA ligase, producing MFSNQYIQQRIHKANSLRKEGKNPYKNGLKRSLTNAAFLEKYAYVKDLEEPKDKEKCESIVGRVKLLRLMGKACFIKIEDESAILQAYVSQNELNDEFKSLKKHLEVGDIVWVKGFPFATKTGELSVHALEFHILSKTIVPLPEKFHGLSDIELRYRQRYLDLIVNPGVKDVFKKRSLIVSSVRKFFEMEGFLEVETPMMHPIPGGANARPFITYHNALEIERYLRIAPELYLKRLIVGGFEAVFEINRNFRNEGMDHSHNPEFTMIEFYWAYHTYEDLIELSKRLFDYLLKTLNLDSKIIYNDMEVDFNQTSVISYLDALETIGGISRDILEKEDRLLAYLLEQGIKVEPNLTYGKLLAEAFDHFVEHQLINPTFVTQYPIEISPLARRNDNNPNVADRFELFIAGKEIANGFSELNDPLDQLERFKNQVAEKEKGDEEAQYMDEDYVWALAHGMPPTAGQGIGIDRLVMLLTGAKSIKDVILFPAMRPVKNDFNVEGEE from the coding sequence ATGTTTTCTAACCAATACATCCAACAACGTATCCATAAAGCCAATAGCTTGAGAAAAGAAGGGAAAAACCCTTATAAAAATGGCTTGAAACGAAGCCTTACAAACGCCGCTTTTTTAGAAAAATACGCTTATGTTAAGGACTTAGAAGAGCCTAAAGACAAAGAAAAATGCGAGAGTATTGTAGGAAGAGTTAAGCTTTTGCGTTTAATGGGTAAGGCATGCTTTATTAAAATTGAAGATGAAAGTGCGATTTTACAAGCTTATGTTTCGCAAAATGAATTGAATGATGAGTTTAAAAGCCTGAAAAAGCATTTAGAAGTGGGCGATATTGTGTGGGTGAAAGGTTTCCCTTTTGCTACCAAAACCGGTGAATTAAGCGTTCATGCCCTAGAATTTCATATTTTAAGCAAAACCATTGTGCCTTTACCTGAAAAATTCCATGGACTGAGCGATATAGAATTGCGTTACCGCCAGCGCTACTTGGATTTGATAGTCAATCCTGGCGTTAAAGATGTGTTTAAAAAACGCAGTTTGATTGTCTCTAGCGTGCGGAAATTCTTTGAAATGGAAGGGTTTTTAGAAGTGGAAACCCCCATGATGCACCCCATTCCTGGCGGGGCGAACGCAAGGCCTTTTATCACTTATCATAACGCTTTAGAAATTGAAAGGTATTTAAGAATCGCTCCAGAATTATACCTCAAACGCTTGATTGTGGGGGGGTTTGAAGCGGTGTTTGAAATCAATCGTAATTTCAGGAATGAGGGCATGGATCACAGCCATAACCCCGAATTTACGATGATTGAGTTTTATTGGGCGTATCACACTTATGAAGATTTGATTGAACTCAGCAAGAGGCTATTTGACTACTTGCTAAAGACTTTAAATTTAGATTCAAAAATCATTTATAACGATATGGAAGTGGATTTCAACCAAACGAGCGTGATTTCCTATTTGGACGCTTTGGAAACAATAGGGGGCATTAGTAGGGATATTTTAGAAAAAGAAGATAGGCTTTTGGCTTATTTGTTAGAGCAAGGCATCAAAGTAGAGCCCAATCTCACTTATGGTAAATTGCTCGCTGAAGCGTTTGATCATTTTGTAGAGCACCAACTCATTAACCCCACTTTTGTAACCCAATACCCCATTGAGATTAGCCCCTTAGCCAGACGCAACGATAATAACCCTAATGTTGCTGACAGGTTTGAATTGTTTATTGCAGGAAAAGAAATCGCTAACGGCTTTAGCGAGTTGAACGATCCTTTAGATCAATTAGAACGCTTTAAAAATCAAGTGGCTGAAAAAGAAAAAGGCGATGAAGAAGCCCAATACATGGATGAAGATTATGTGTGGGCGTTAGCCCATGGAATGCCCCCCACTGCAGGGCAAGGCATAGGCATTGACAGATTAGTGATGCTACTCACTGGAGCTAAAAGCATTAAAGATGTGATTTTATTCCCAGCGATGCGTCCTGTTAAAAACGATTTTAATGTTGAGGGTGAAGAATAA